In Arthrobacter sp. CDRTa11, one DNA window encodes the following:
- a CDS encoding serine hydrolase domain-containing protein, giving the protein MRQISWSARCFLSGILAAAALGLGIPAAAIAESAPTQGPHPDQAYDALDLFLQDQLDTLDIPGAAVVVVQHGLQVHSAAFGMADDSARPMTAQTPVLLASTSKSLTAIAVMQQVEAGRLALDEPVQTYLPWFTLKDSRASAITVRHLLHQTSGMSSGDTAFEGSNAQDPAALEQGVRALAGAPLAGTPGAEFGYANANYNILGLLVQTVSGQPFADYMEQHVFEPLEMPHSHPTRAAARADNLAAGYSLWFGSFWLQTDVPAPATGMPSTTMYSSAEDLGHELMALLNDGRYGDGHILQPESVRAMFQPRVQVDASKGYAMGWFTRPLVESVGPSESDDGDLPLLLEHQGEWGNTHTYLAMVPDSRLGVALVINGNDASAPSRLKSIDTNILRILHGGPPVLAVVQEDWLQRYSWAVALALLVAELLSLWLALSVLFRRRAAGRRWLPAVVAVGALALDAFALWLCFVYAPARFETDLAVIIRQFPDVGVSLVPVLALAVVLPLPRTVLLLLRTRAGPQAEVA; this is encoded by the coding sequence ATGCGACAGATTTCCTGGTCAGCGCGCTGCTTTCTGTCGGGCATCCTTGCCGCCGCCGCCCTTGGCCTGGGCATTCCGGCCGCTGCCATCGCCGAAAGCGCCCCAACGCAGGGTCCGCATCCGGACCAGGCTTACGACGCGCTGGATCTCTTCCTCCAGGATCAGCTGGACACGCTGGACATTCCCGGCGCCGCCGTCGTTGTTGTCCAGCATGGCCTGCAGGTGCACTCTGCGGCGTTCGGAATGGCCGACGATTCAGCCAGGCCCATGACCGCCCAGACGCCGGTGCTGCTGGCTTCCACCAGCAAGTCACTCACAGCCATCGCCGTGATGCAGCAGGTTGAGGCCGGCCGACTGGCGCTGGACGAGCCGGTTCAGACCTACCTGCCCTGGTTCACCCTGAAAGACAGCCGCGCCTCCGCCATCACGGTCCGGCATTTGCTGCACCAGACCAGCGGCATGTCCTCCGGGGATACGGCGTTCGAAGGCTCCAACGCGCAGGACCCCGCGGCGCTCGAACAAGGGGTGCGGGCCCTGGCAGGCGCTCCCCTGGCCGGCACCCCCGGAGCGGAGTTCGGATACGCCAATGCCAACTACAACATCCTGGGGCTCCTGGTGCAGACTGTCTCCGGCCAACCGTTCGCGGACTACATGGAGCAGCACGTCTTCGAACCACTGGAAATGCCGCACAGCCATCCCACCCGGGCCGCTGCCCGCGCAGACAATCTGGCCGCCGGCTATTCCCTCTGGTTCGGCTCGTTCTGGCTCCAGACCGATGTGCCCGCACCCGCCACGGGAATGCCGTCAACCACCATGTACTCCTCCGCTGAGGACCTGGGCCACGAGCTAATGGCCCTGCTCAACGATGGGCGGTACGGTGATGGCCACATCCTCCAGCCTGAAAGCGTGAGGGCAATGTTCCAGCCGCGGGTGCAGGTGGACGCCTCCAAGGGGTACGCCATGGGCTGGTTCACCCGCCCGCTGGTGGAATCGGTTGGCCCGTCAGAGTCCGACGACGGCGATCTGCCACTGCTGCTGGAGCACCAGGGCGAATGGGGCAACACGCACACCTACCTGGCCATGGTTCCGGACTCCCGGCTGGGGGTGGCCCTGGTGATCAACGGGAACGACGCCTCCGCCCCCTCCCGGCTCAAGTCCATCGACACGAACATCCTTCGGATTCTCCACGGCGGGCCGCCGGTGCTGGCAGTTGTCCAGGAGGACTGGCTGCAGCGCTACAGCTGGGCGGTGGCGCTGGCGCTGCTGGTGGCGGAGCTGCTGAGCCTCTGGCTTGCGCTGTCCGTCCTGTTCCGGCGGCGTGCCGCCGGGAGGCGGTGGCTGCCCGCGGTGGTGGCTGTTGGGGCCTTGGCACTTGACGCGTTCGCGCTGTGGCTGTGCTTCGTCTACGCCCCCGCCCGGTTCGAGACGGACCTGGCGGTGATCATCCGCCAGTTTCCCGACGTCGGCGTCTCGCTGGTGCCGGTGCTCGCCCTGGCTGTTGTGTTGCCGCTCCCCCGAACGGTGCTGCTGCTCCTTCGGACGCGGGCGGGCCCACAGGCAGAGGTTGCGTAG
- a CDS encoding phosphotransferase enzyme family protein — translation MPLSEIRRIKESVDPEWRSTVADDVASAWGLDPGTARWWRSSASHVFVVPGAPRRFLRFVPADTEAARRFRQGAELATDFPHVDGLWVARPLPSGSGDRVPTVDTSFGPMSAMLVEEAPGITLDVQSLTPARAREWGQALARFHAAAPRIDSTEPHIYSDEGLLAGPLAHLHGLLGSSEPTHRQMTMHGDFELDNLRFSDAGVAIFDFDESGYGPAACDIALATRALHGEEGADPEPELYAEFLIGYRSQNGFTEEEEAAVETYSLHHSARRAQDCSILDEGFRPSDPLWQQELHDEILAGNAWHRSKVMSAVRELGHDADFFELEH, via the coding sequence ATGCCTCTAAGTGAGATCAGACGCATTAAGGAATCGGTCGATCCGGAGTGGCGTTCGACTGTTGCCGACGACGTAGCCAGCGCGTGGGGTCTTGATCCTGGGACTGCCAGATGGTGGAGGTCCAGCGCCAGTCACGTCTTCGTGGTCCCCGGCGCTCCGCGTCGGTTTCTTCGGTTTGTGCCCGCGGATACGGAAGCCGCCCGGCGGTTCCGGCAGGGTGCCGAACTGGCAACCGACTTTCCGCATGTCGATGGCCTTTGGGTCGCACGTCCTCTGCCGTCAGGCTCAGGCGACCGCGTGCCAACCGTCGACACGTCGTTTGGCCCAATGTCAGCGATGCTCGTGGAGGAAGCCCCGGGCATTACCCTCGACGTACAGTCCCTCACGCCGGCACGGGCCCGGGAATGGGGCCAGGCGCTGGCGCGATTCCACGCCGCTGCTCCTCGCATTGATTCCACTGAGCCTCACATTTACTCTGATGAAGGCCTGCTGGCCGGACCCCTTGCACACCTGCACGGGCTCCTCGGATCGAGTGAACCCACACACCGACAGATGACAATGCACGGTGACTTCGAGCTGGACAACCTTCGGTTCTCCGACGCCGGCGTGGCGATCTTCGATTTCGACGAGTCAGGCTACGGCCCCGCTGCATGCGACATCGCTCTTGCGACCCGTGCGCTGCACGGTGAGGAGGGCGCTGACCCCGAACCCGAGCTTTATGCAGAGTTCCTCATCGGATACCGCAGCCAGAACGGGTTCACCGAAGAAGAGGAAGCAGCGGTAGAAACATACTCACTGCACCACTCCGCCCGGCGCGCCCAGGATTGCTCAATCCTTGACGAGGGTTTTCGACCCTCAGATCCGCTGTGGCAGCAGGAACTCCACGACGAAATCCTGGCGGGGAACGCCTGGCACCGCAGCAAGGTCATGTCCGCTGTCCGCGAGTTGGGACATGACGCGGACTTCTTTGAGCTGGAGCACTGA
- a CDS encoding sucrase ferredoxin: protein MAGTASHGVVWVLIEYRGGWPLNGFEGLDLKPETKALVLSAAKAARARVLLVRRAGLRRREGQSRWAVLRHEDSGAYRQQWGTWSRDEDLAEIATALSLPGTPGHPPVILVCTHGQRDQCCAVWGRPVGRALSERWPELVWECSHVGGDRFAANVVVAPDGVYYGNLDAESSVATVEEHLAGRIHAEYLRGYTDLVPAQQAAVAATLRRFGPAGRNDYRVVETSRDGDRWRIRITGRPPHPVSVDVELDARRAPPSQLTCRGPAVSSALVYELTSISAV from the coding sequence ATTGCAGGCACGGCGTCGCACGGCGTCGTGTGGGTCCTCATCGAGTACCGGGGCGGGTGGCCGCTCAATGGCTTCGAGGGCCTTGACCTGAAGCCTGAGACCAAAGCACTCGTGCTTTCTGCGGCGAAGGCCGCGCGGGCGAGGGTGCTGCTGGTGAGGCGAGCCGGTCTCCGCCGCCGTGAGGGTCAGAGCCGTTGGGCTGTGCTGCGCCATGAGGATTCAGGCGCGTATCGTCAGCAATGGGGAACGTGGAGCCGGGACGAGGATCTGGCGGAGATTGCCACAGCCCTCAGCCTCCCCGGAACGCCCGGCCATCCGCCCGTCATCCTGGTCTGTACCCACGGTCAACGTGACCAATGCTGTGCCGTGTGGGGACGGCCCGTGGGACGTGCACTGAGTGAGCGCTGGCCGGAACTGGTGTGGGAATGCTCGCACGTAGGCGGTGACAGGTTCGCCGCAAACGTTGTGGTTGCGCCCGACGGCGTCTATTACGGGAATCTGGACGCGGAGTCGTCCGTCGCCACGGTCGAAGAACACCTGGCCGGCCGTATCCACGCGGAGTACTTGCGCGGATACACGGATCTCGTCCCAGCACAGCAGGCCGCTGTCGCGGCCACGCTCAGACGTTTCGGCCCGGCCGGCCGGAACGACTACAGGGTGGTCGAGACCTCCCGCGACGGTGATCGTTGGCGGATCCGCATCACCGGCCGCCCGCCCCACCCGGTGAGTGTCGACGTTGAACTGGACGCCCGCCGCGCACCACCCAGCCAACTGACCTGCCGCGGGCCGGCGGTGAGCTCTGCCCTGGTCTACGAGCTCACTTCGATCTCGGCAGTCTGA
- a CDS encoding serine hydrolase, with product MPLASPLPPAGRHFRPPLHRRRRLSLIWGAVALVILTSITFAVVRWVPGPWVESPVVPAVGTPDSAAAIPEDLANSIDRILGDAGDYRVGVALSGVDGGETRTFGDNSPFAAASTAKLITAAAYYHLVETGEATLDEKLGDYDAGFQVEAMINTSSNDSWLLLMDAIGYPRLIEYAASIGIVYDPQENTLTPGEMAVFLKKLYAGELLNREDTEQMLGYMRNTNDEVLIPAATRPDITVHHKYGQLDGSLHDAALLTFREATYALVIYTESADSSDEAERTELIHELTETAVDALFPPAPPGP from the coding sequence ATGCCCCTGGCTTCGCCGCTGCCCCCGGCCGGGCGCCATTTCCGGCCGCCGCTGCACCGTCGTAGGAGGCTGTCCCTGATCTGGGGAGCGGTGGCGCTGGTCATCCTAACCAGCATCACGTTCGCAGTTGTCCGCTGGGTGCCGGGGCCGTGGGTTGAGTCGCCGGTTGTCCCAGCTGTGGGGACGCCGGACAGCGCGGCAGCCATCCCCGAGGACCTGGCGAACAGCATTGATCGGATCCTGGGCGACGCGGGCGACTATCGCGTCGGCGTCGCGCTGTCCGGTGTTGACGGCGGCGAGACACGCACGTTCGGTGATAATTCGCCGTTCGCGGCTGCCAGCACGGCGAAACTCATCACCGCAGCGGCCTACTATCACCTGGTGGAAACCGGCGAGGCCACGCTGGATGAAAAGCTGGGGGACTACGACGCCGGCTTCCAGGTCGAGGCCATGATCAACACCAGCAGCAACGACTCCTGGCTGTTGCTGATGGACGCGATCGGATATCCGCGGCTCATTGAATACGCCGCCTCGATTGGCATCGTCTACGATCCGCAGGAAAACACCCTGACGCCCGGGGAAATGGCCGTGTTCCTGAAGAAGCTGTACGCCGGTGAGCTGCTCAACCGCGAGGACACTGAGCAGATGCTCGGCTACATGCGGAACACCAACGATGAAGTACTGATCCCCGCCGCAACCAGGCCGGACATTACCGTCCATCACAAGTACGGGCAGCTGGACGGCAGCCTCCATGACGCCGCGCTGCTGACCTTCCGGGAGGCAACCTACGCGTTGGTGATCTACACGGAAAGCGCTGACAGCTCGGACGAGGCGGAGAGGACCGAGCTGATCCACGAACTGACGGAGACCGCCGTCGACGCCCTCTTCCCGCCCGCGCCGCCAGGTCCGTAA
- a CDS encoding VOC family protein, which yields MTTANPSISTVPAGYSSVSPWLITRDTSTLFEFMTAAFGAQEIGRVVGEDGSVGHAETRIGDSVVLAFDARPHWPATPSYLRLYTDDADATFHAALAAGATVVSVLDNSAWGDRGARIQDPLGNVWWIMSHREDVPDDEAGRRWQMPEYAAGMEYAIDSLHRHMTGQPQNPAPEAVRKMAPLKRAEGVSAIPAGYRSVEPWIITRSTPGLLDFITAAFHAEEAFRVPMDDGSIGHAEARIGDSNILAFDSRPDWPPTPAFLRVYVDDGDATFAAALAAGATAVTNMTEMFWGDQVGRVRDPFGNLWWIHSRVAELSEEEAYARAGDPKFVKAMQYVTSADFFAPER from the coding sequence ATGACCACGGCAAACCCCAGCATCAGCACCGTCCCGGCCGGCTACTCCAGCGTCAGCCCCTGGCTCATCACCCGGGACACCAGCACCCTCTTCGAATTCATGACAGCTGCCTTTGGTGCACAGGAAATCGGCCGCGTCGTCGGCGAGGACGGCAGCGTCGGGCACGCGGAAACGCGGATCGGCGACTCAGTAGTCCTTGCCTTCGATGCCCGCCCGCACTGGCCAGCCACGCCGTCGTACCTTCGCCTGTACACGGACGACGCCGATGCCACCTTCCACGCCGCCCTCGCCGCGGGTGCCACCGTAGTTTCTGTCCTGGACAACAGCGCCTGGGGTGACCGCGGTGCCCGCATCCAGGATCCGCTTGGCAATGTCTGGTGGATCATGTCGCACAGGGAGGACGTGCCCGACGACGAAGCCGGCCGCCGCTGGCAAATGCCCGAATATGCGGCCGGCATGGAGTATGCCATCGACTCACTCCACAGGCACATGACAGGTCAGCCGCAAAACCCTGCCCCAGAGGCCGTCCGCAAGATGGCCCCGCTGAAGCGCGCGGAAGGAGTGAGCGCCATCCCGGCAGGCTACAGGTCGGTGGAACCGTGGATCATCACGCGCAGCACGCCTGGCCTGCTCGACTTCATTACCGCCGCGTTCCATGCCGAGGAAGCCTTCCGCGTTCCAATGGACGACGGCTCAATCGGCCACGCCGAAGCCCGCATCGGTGACTCGAACATCCTCGCCTTCGATTCACGCCCGGATTGGCCGCCGACTCCCGCTTTCCTCCGGGTCTACGTCGACGACGGCGATGCCACCTTCGCCGCTGCCCTGGCCGCCGGTGCCACGGCGGTAACGAACATGACCGAAATGTTCTGGGGCGACCAGGTGGGCAGGGTCCGGGATCCGTTCGGCAACCTTTGGTGGATCCACAGCCGGGTCGCTGAGCTCAGCGAGGAAGAAGCCTATGCGAGGGCAGGCGATCCGAAGTTTGTGAAGGCCATGCAATACGTGACCAGCGCGGACTTTTTCGCGCCTGAGCGTTAG
- a CDS encoding GyrI-like domain-containing protein: MDKYDVKMALKACYSARPRDFSIVDVPEMQFLAVDGQGDPNSSQSYSEAVEGLFSVAYTLKFHSKAVHGRDFTVGPLEGLWRGSEEDYIRRDKVNWKWTMMIPQPDWIGADTLATAREKAWSKKRLPAIQELKLMSLHEGPSVQILHVGPYDNEGPVLARLHHEYMPNNGLARNGDHHEIYLNTPGRTAPEKLKTILRQPVRSLDAD, from the coding sequence ATGGACAAATACGACGTGAAGATGGCCTTGAAGGCTTGCTACTCGGCCAGACCAAGGGATTTCTCCATCGTCGATGTTCCGGAAATGCAGTTCCTGGCGGTTGACGGGCAGGGGGACCCGAACTCCTCGCAGTCCTACAGCGAGGCAGTCGAGGGTCTCTTCTCCGTGGCCTATACGCTGAAATTCCACAGTAAGGCCGTTCACGGGAGGGACTTCACAGTCGGGCCCCTTGAGGGCCTGTGGCGGGGAAGCGAGGAGGACTACATACGGCGGGACAAGGTCAACTGGAAATGGACCATGATGATCCCACAACCGGATTGGATCGGAGCGGATACGCTCGCCACTGCCAGGGAAAAAGCATGGTCAAAAAAGCGGCTGCCGGCCATTCAGGAGCTAAAGCTGATGAGCCTGCATGAAGGCCCCTCCGTGCAAATCCTGCATGTGGGGCCATACGACAACGAAGGGCCCGTTCTGGCCCGGCTGCACCATGAGTACATGCCGAACAACGGGCTGGCGCGTAACGGGGATCACCACGAGATCTACCTGAATACCCCCGGACGCACGGCACCGGAGAAGCTGAAGACCATCCTCCGGCAGCCGGTCAGGAGCCTCGACGCAGACTAG
- a CDS encoding cupin domain-containing protein — MSTTRTDFRDPDALESGGVLETRLINIGRERFAGDIWGRTALLTRGASDFSDLFSAQAVDELVSRRGLRTPFLRVAKGGTTFPDSSFTSPAGVGATISDQLDDTALWRKFADGATLVLQALHRTWEPVSDFSSRLSTELGHPVQANAYITPPQNRGFDDHYDVHDVFVLQIGGTKRWIIHEPVHPDPLRDQPWTDRRSAVAEAAKGEAYIDTVLEPGDVLYLPRGWLHAAQAQGEVSIHLTLGIHSWTRYALAEQLAQAALAALCDDPEMRRTLPLGVDGPIGEVDVVRKRLAAALAEADTSSLFHRTRRGQGRPAPLGPLAQLAAVDGLDPNSVVRLRDALEARLEGSRLTTRVGWLDFPEAELPSVTRLLDGEIHAAGDLGVELVERLLRAGVLVPVEQ, encoded by the coding sequence TTGAGCACCACCCGCACGGACTTTCGGGACCCCGACGCACTGGAAAGCGGCGGGGTCCTGGAAACACGCCTTATCAACATTGGCCGTGAAAGGTTCGCCGGCGACATCTGGGGGCGCACTGCGCTGCTCACGCGTGGCGCCAGCGACTTCTCCGATCTGTTCTCCGCCCAGGCCGTGGACGAACTGGTCTCCCGCCGCGGACTGCGCACACCCTTCCTCCGCGTTGCCAAGGGAGGCACTACGTTTCCCGACTCGTCATTCACCTCTCCCGCCGGTGTCGGCGCCACCATCTCTGACCAGCTCGACGACACAGCCCTTTGGCGCAAATTCGCGGACGGTGCCACGCTGGTGCTGCAGGCACTGCACCGCACCTGGGAGCCCGTCTCGGACTTCAGCAGCAGGTTGAGCACCGAGCTGGGACATCCCGTGCAGGCCAACGCCTACATCACGCCGCCTCAGAACCGTGGCTTCGACGATCACTACGACGTCCACGACGTCTTCGTCCTGCAGATTGGGGGGACCAAGCGCTGGATCATCCATGAGCCGGTCCACCCGGACCCGCTGCGTGACCAGCCCTGGACCGACCGCCGCTCCGCCGTGGCCGAGGCCGCGAAAGGCGAGGCCTATATCGATACGGTGCTTGAGCCAGGGGACGTCCTCTACCTGCCGCGTGGCTGGTTGCATGCCGCTCAGGCGCAGGGCGAGGTCTCCATCCACCTCACGCTCGGAATCCACAGCTGGACCCGCTATGCCTTGGCCGAACAGCTGGCGCAGGCCGCGCTCGCAGCGCTGTGCGACGATCCCGAGATGCGCCGTACGTTGCCATTGGGCGTGGACGGGCCAATTGGGGAGGTCGACGTCGTCCGTAAGCGTCTCGCGGCCGCCCTCGCCGAGGCTGACACCAGTTCTTTGTTCCACCGCACCCGGCGGGGTCAAGGCCGGCCGGCGCCGCTGGGACCGCTGGCCCAGCTCGCGGCTGTCGACGGCCTGGATCCCAACTCTGTGGTCCGGCTTCGCGATGCACTGGAGGCACGGCTAGAGGGATCGCGCCTGACCACGCGCGTGGGCTGGCTCGACTTTCCAGAGGCCGAGCTGCCGTCTGTAACCCGTTTGCTCGACGGGGAGATTCACGCCGCCGGTGACCTCGGCGTCGAACTCGTTGAAAGACTGTTGCGCGCGGGGGTCCTCGTTCCCGTTGAACAGTGA
- a CDS encoding cupin domain-containing protein yields MQKISIDALARQQIEAAVAAPSGRAADTAFGGHEKTLRQTVMAFRAGTQLSEHQNPGEATVFVLKGNVWLKSGGNSWQGKAGDLLIVPDGLHSLEAEEDSAVLFTVVKTDRLVQLPV; encoded by the coding sequence ATGCAGAAAATTTCGATTGACGCCCTGGCCCGTCAGCAGATCGAGGCGGCCGTGGCGGCGCCCAGCGGCCGGGCCGCCGATACCGCCTTCGGTGGGCATGAAAAGACGCTCCGGCAGACCGTGATGGCGTTCCGCGCGGGCACCCAGCTCAGCGAACACCAGAACCCCGGCGAAGCGACTGTTTTTGTGCTGAAGGGAAACGTGTGGCTGAAGTCCGGCGGGAACTCCTGGCAGGGCAAGGCCGGGGACCTGCTGATCGTGCCGGATGGGCTCCACAGCCTCGAAGCGGAAGAGGACTCCGCGGTGCTCTTCACCGTGGTCAAGACAGACCGCCTAGTACAGCTGCCGGTTTAG
- a CDS encoding Hpt domain-containing protein: MTEPDGYIRPLVDRSVLDALRSELDEDEGVWRAFVRNYIAHLPNRIEKLRLTLTTGDLDGALDAVLSLKTSSQMVGAERLAGLALDLERSLRDEDTYADPVRRLPQLAVAHLARIGQCAQQTGSLLRDYG, from the coding sequence ATGACGGAGCCTGACGGGTACATCCGGCCGCTGGTTGACCGGTCCGTGTTGGACGCGCTGCGCTCGGAGCTGGATGAGGATGAAGGAGTGTGGCGTGCCTTCGTAAGGAACTACATCGCGCACCTGCCCAACAGGATCGAAAAGCTTCGCCTGACCCTGACCACCGGGGACCTGGATGGTGCACTCGATGCAGTCCTCAGCCTCAAAACCTCCAGCCAGATGGTGGGTGCCGAACGCCTCGCTGGCCTTGCGTTGGACCTGGAGAGGTCACTCCGCGACGAGGATACCTACGCTGACCCCGTCCGCCGCTTGCCCCAACTGGCAGTGGCGCATCTTGCGCGGATCGGCCAATGCGCCCAGCAGACGGGCTCTTTGCTGCGGGATTACGGCTAG
- a CDS encoding potassium channel family protein, with protein MDFGDVLLTALGAGLILLMLADVFRTLLYPHGSGPVSRAIMRGLWLLTRKLRGRASTIAAPLAMAAVIAAWAGLAAIGWALLYLPHLPEGFVYAESVPQHGDFTEALYVSLVTLSTVGFGEIVAAHPLLRLVASFQAVTGFGLLTATVSWILQMYPALIRRRALAHDLNLFREAAGSEGVASLNPQHAAGLLESLARNVAAVSIDLLSFHETYYFHEAEQRGSLPATVAYAQQLAADAQGSKNPDLQFAGRMLYAALDDLAEVLRGKFGHPGTTSSDVFDSYALHHKHRHPPVPGSE; from the coding sequence ATGGACTTCGGCGATGTGCTCCTGACGGCTTTGGGGGCCGGACTGATCCTGCTGATGCTCGCCGACGTCTTCCGCACGCTCCTTTATCCGCACGGTTCCGGACCCGTAAGCCGGGCAATCATGCGCGGACTATGGCTGCTCACCAGAAAGCTCAGAGGCCGGGCCTCCACCATCGCCGCACCATTGGCCATGGCTGCTGTCATCGCCGCCTGGGCTGGGCTCGCTGCCATCGGCTGGGCCCTGCTGTACCTGCCCCACCTGCCAGAAGGTTTCGTTTACGCGGAGAGTGTGCCGCAGCACGGCGACTTCACAGAGGCGCTCTACGTCTCGCTGGTCACACTGTCCACCGTGGGGTTCGGCGAAATCGTGGCCGCCCATCCGCTGCTCCGGCTCGTGGCGTCGTTCCAGGCAGTCACTGGATTCGGGTTGCTGACCGCCACGGTCTCCTGGATCCTGCAAATGTACCCCGCCCTCATCCGCCGGCGGGCGCTTGCCCATGATCTTAACCTCTTCCGGGAAGCCGCAGGTTCTGAGGGGGTGGCCTCGCTGAATCCGCAGCATGCCGCCGGACTGCTCGAATCGCTGGCCAGAAACGTGGCAGCCGTCAGCATAGATCTGCTCTCGTTCCATGAAACCTACTACTTCCATGAGGCCGAGCAGAGAGGCTCCCTGCCGGCCACGGTTGCTTACGCACAGCAGTTGGCAGCCGATGCCCAAGGCAGCAAGAACCCGGACCTCCAGTTTGCCGGGCGGATGCTGTATGCGGCGCTGGACGATCTCGCAGAGGTTCTCCGCGGCAAATTCGGCCATCCGGGAACCACGTCATCCGACGTGTTTGACAGTTACGCGCTGCACCACAAGCACCGGCATCCGCCAGTACCCGGCTCGGAGTAG
- a CDS encoding SDR family NAD(P)-dependent oxidoreductase, with amino-acid sequence MAFITGGGSGLGLATAKTFISEGAKVMIFDYNPKAQEVADEIGAKFVQGDVSKAESVQSAIAKTVAEFGRVDIAVASAGVGGEGDVVTSTIENWERTNGIDYSGVFYTNKYAIEQLLEQGTGGVVINLASMFGLVAVSNNIAYSASKGGVVNMTRAAGTMYAKEGIRVNAVAPGVIRTPLIEEPTLEQYAKLHPAGRVGEAQEVADLITFLASDKAKFITGATIPIDGGYTAV; translated from the coding sequence GTGGCATTCATCACAGGCGGCGGCTCCGGCCTCGGTCTCGCCACAGCAAAGACCTTCATTTCCGAGGGTGCGAAGGTCATGATCTTTGACTACAACCCCAAGGCGCAGGAAGTTGCCGACGAAATCGGTGCGAAGTTCGTCCAGGGCGACGTCTCGAAGGCCGAGAGTGTTCAGTCCGCCATCGCAAAGACGGTTGCGGAATTCGGCAGGGTTGACATTGCCGTCGCATCAGCAGGCGTCGGGGGCGAGGGCGACGTCGTCACGTCCACCATCGAAAACTGGGAACGCACCAACGGCATCGATTACTCGGGCGTCTTCTACACCAACAAGTACGCCATCGAACAGCTCCTCGAACAGGGCACGGGTGGCGTCGTTATCAACCTCGCCTCGATGTTCGGCCTCGTAGCCGTCTCGAACAACATCGCTTACTCGGCCTCGAAGGGCGGAGTCGTCAACATGACCCGCGCCGCCGGGACGATGTACGCAAAGGAGGGCATCCGGGTAAACGCGGTGGCCCCCGGCGTCATCCGTACGCCGCTCATCGAGGAGCCGACCCTTGAGCAGTATGCAAAACTGCACCCGGCAGGCCGTGTCGGCGAGGCCCAGGAAGTTGCAGACCTCATCACCTTCCTCGCGAGCGACAAGGCAAAGTTCATCACCGGCGCCACCATTCCGATCGACGGTGGTTACACGGCGGTCTAG
- a CDS encoding SRPBCC family protein, producing MSVIRNSVVIRCKREDAFDYLSDHRAELEWNPKCMMMEKVTEGPAGLGTRYRAQWKGSPLIEMETVAYERPRTWTMHNGGPLEVTFTCRLEPVPEGTRLDVEFVPRPHGWFRLLFPVFLLVSRRDEAANMHHIRDALERRAHSATPE from the coding sequence ATGTCCGTCATCAGAAATTCCGTTGTGATCCGGTGCAAGCGTGAGGACGCGTTCGACTACCTGTCCGACCACCGCGCTGAGCTGGAGTGGAACCCGAAGTGCATGATGATGGAGAAGGTGACCGAGGGGCCTGCCGGGCTCGGCACCAGGTACCGGGCGCAGTGGAAGGGCAGCCCGCTGATCGAAATGGAGACCGTCGCCTATGAGCGGCCACGCACCTGGACGATGCACAACGGAGGGCCACTTGAGGTTACCTTCACCTGCCGCCTCGAACCGGTTCCGGAAGGAACCCGCCTCGACGTGGAGTTCGTGCCACGCCCCCATGGCTGGTTCAGGCTCCTCTTCCCCGTCTTTCTTTTAGTCTCGCGACGCGACGAGGCCGCCAACATGCACCACATCAGAGACGCGCTCGAGCGCCGAGCGCATTCAGCGACGCCCGAGTAA
- a CDS encoding BatC protein, with protein sequence MTSPEQDPSQEEGPADGGAAGVPGMHDGGADGGADSGADGGADSGAGGGADGGADSGADGGADSGADGGADGGADSGAGGGADGGADSGADGGADGGAAERGI encoded by the coding sequence ATGACCAGTCCAGAGCAGGATCCGAGCCAGGAGGAAGGCCCCGCGGACGGTGGCGCGGCAGGCGTCCCCGGCATGCATGATGGCGGTGCCGACGGCGGCGCTGACAGCGGAGCCGATGGGGGAGCCGACAGCGGTGCCGGCGGTGGGGCCGATGGAGGAGCTGACAGCGGCGCCGATGGGGGTGCCGACAGCGGTGCCGATGGAGGCGCTGACGGGGGAGCCGACAGCGGTGCCGGCGGTGGTGCCGATGGAGGAGCTGACAGCGGTGCCGACGGAGGGGCCGATGGGGGAGCCGCAGAACGGGGCATCTAA